In Spinacia oleracea cultivar Varoflay chromosome 5, BTI_SOV_V1, whole genome shotgun sequence, a single window of DNA contains:
- the LOC110796960 gene encoding uncharacterized protein encodes MATQKASSHIRSLSLPSTSHPLNASIETHFHSLRASQAAGKLTCSSLCQNLCNIKDLYEQMNNMIHLPQNQHLLSNQHHRKEVEWVLDGSLALLDVSSYGLDALSQMKESILDIKSALRRGNNDVGIHAFQVSRKKICKPLSKCLANMKKTDNKCALPQPEDSSVIVRTLKEAETISLLTLKSVFSFVMGKKTTSQTQTRGWSLVAKLVKSKHVVRDSESDTEVVCIDNALNALSDNHSSAETKVVLRQLEILEKVILQLEDGLESISRCFVKTRVSLLNLYN; translated from the coding sequence ATGGCTACTCAAAAAGCTTCTTCTCACATCCGTTCACTCAGTTTGCCATCCACATCTCATCCACTCAATGCAAGCATTGAAACTCACTTCCACAGTCTAAGGGCCTCTCAAGCAGCAGGGAAACTCACTTGTTCATCATTATGCCAAAACTTATGCAACATAAAAGATTTGTATGAGCAGATGAATAATATGATTCATTTGCCACAAAACCAACATCTTCTTTCTAATCAACATCATAGGAAAGAGGTTGAATGGGTTCTGGATGGATCTCTTGCTTTGTTGGATGTCTCTAGCTATGGACTAGATGCACTTTCACAAATGAAAGAATCTATTCTAGATATCAAATCAGCTCTCCGTAGGGGTAACAACGATGTAGGAATCCATGCATTTCAGGTTTCGAGAAAGAAAATCTGCAAGCCGCTCTCCAAGTGCCTTGCAAACATgaagaaaactgacaacaaGTGTGCCCTGCCACAACCTGAAGATTCCTCTGTTATTGTAAGAACACTGAAAGAGGCTGAGACAATCAGTCTGTTAACTTTGAAGTCAGTTTTCTCATTTGTGATGGGGAAGAAAACAACCTCTCAGACTCAGACACGTGGCTGGTCCTTGGTTGCTAAACTTGTCAAGTCTAAGCATGTTGTTCGCGATTCTGAAAGTGATACTGAAGTAGTATGTATTGATAATGCCCTGAATGCTCTTTCAGATAACCATTCAAGTGCTGAAACAAAGGTTGTGCTTAGGCAACTAGAGATTTTAGAAAAGGTTATCCTTCAACTCGAGGATGGCTTGGAGTCTATCTCTAGATGCTTTGTTAAAACACGAGTTTCCCTTCTCAATTTATACAACTAA
- the LOC130461792 gene encoding uncharacterized protein: MAHVGSLVGPEAARENLLRANPQWRVPGAEERNPAMMAQYYLNEAVFWSSFASECSSVEERQLRRYQEAYARDIPVLDQKAGQLMAEMVEIKQLYLQYSREAREAAEQIGAEVGKLTFQVEEDAEKIASFDRERREMAAKFASELEEKDSLLKEMTSKFEAAIKQSQEAEARLQQFIKHREIVQNQADKVPVLQLKIREKDAAIRKLEQERVDLYTADQCREQYWNGILGARRMFAKHMPHFPWNEKVPLWMRAQDHLVECQADRDEAEAERQAALAEARAQKAASEGDTTAGGSSKDAPLGDAPETPKS, encoded by the exons atggctcacgtgggatctttggtgggtcccgaagctgcacgggagaatcttcttcgggccaacccgcagtggagggttcctggagctgaggagaggaacccagctatgatggcccaatattatctgaatgag gctgttttctggtcctcgttcgcttccgagtgtagctcggttgaggagaggcaactgaggaggtatcaggaggcttatgctcgtgatatccctgtcttggaccagaaggctgggcagctcatggccgagatggtggagatcaagcaactgtaccttcagtacagtcgtgaggctagggaAGCGGCGGAacagatcggggccgaagttgggaagctcactttccaggttgaagaggatgctgaaaagatagcttccttcgacagggagaggagagaaatggctgccaagtttgcgagcgaacttgaagaaaaagacagtcttctcaaggagatgacgtctaaatttgaggcggccattaagcagagccaggaagcggaggcgaggcttcagcagtttATCAAGCACCGGGAGATTGTTCAgaatcaagctgacaaggtgcccgttctccagctgaagatccgagagaaggatgctgccattcggaagttagagcaagagagagttgacctctacactgctgatcagtgtagggagcaatactggaatggcatcctgggtgctcggcggatgttcgcgaagcatatgcctcatttcccttggaatgagaaggttccgctctggatgagggcccaggatcacttggtggagtgccaggccgatcgagacgaagctgaagctgaacgccaagctgctcttgcagaggctcgggcccagaaggcggcttccgaaggtgatactactgctgggggttcttcgaaggatgctcctctgggggatgctcctgagactcccaagagttag